The following is a genomic window from Sphingorhabdus sp. Alg231-15.
ATGTATTGGCAGACGGGCCTGTTGCGGTGGATACGGAAACCATGGGCCTTCAAACCTTGCGTGATCGGTTATGCCTTCTCCAGATATCGGACGGCAATGGTGATGAACATTTGGTCCGTTTCAATCCCGGTAGTGATTTTGCCGCGCCAAATTTAAAGCAAGTTTTGGCAGACCCGGCACGGATCAAGCTTTACCATTTTGCGCGGTTCGATCTTGCTGCTATCGAATATTATATGGGTGTAATGGCGGAGCCGGTATTCTGTACAAAAATCGCATCCCGTCTGATCCGCACCTATACAGATCGCCACGGATTGAAGGAGCTGGTTCGTGAACTGCTTGGTCAGGATATTTCCAAACAGCAGCAGTCAAGTGACTGGGGCGGCCCTGATCTGAGCGAGGCACAACGAGACTATGCCGCATCCGATGTTCGTTTTCTGCACCGCCTGAAGGACGAGCTGGAAGTACGCCTGGAACGGGAAGGACGCACCGCAATGGCGCAGGCTTGTTTCGATTTTCTTCCCCACCGCGCACGGCTGGATATCGCTGGCTGGCCGGAAACA
Proteins encoded in this region:
- a CDS encoding ribonuclease H-like domain-containing protein; this translates as MAVFFHEEDLPADVLADGPVAVDTETMGLQTLRDRLCLLQISDGNGDEHLVRFNPGSDFAAPNLKQVLADPARIKLYHFARFDLAAIEYYMGVMAEPVFCTKIASRLIRTYTDRHGLKELVRELLGQDISKQQQSSDWGGPDLSEAQRDYAASDVRFLHRLKDELEVRLEREGRTAMAQACFDFLPHRARLDIAGWPETDIFAHA